The genomic segment TGAGAGTACTTTCAAGAAATTTTGAAATATTCTCAATGCTTTCTATTTTTTGATTATAAACTTGCCGGTAATGATACTATGTTAATTTATCTCTTTCGCGTAACCTTTGTTGCAATATACACATGCACCATTCACCCATTTGTGAGACATTTCAATCGTCTCAACTTCATAAATGCTTACTTCTCCACAAATTAAACATTGTTTGTAATTATATACATGACGTGTCGCACATTTATCCCAGTCATCATATATACCAGGCATTTCATCTTCATATCCATAGTACTGGGGAGAACCCCAACTATGAGTATGAGCGGCAAATACAGTCATTGGAGCAGCTACAATTCCAGCTACTACTGAAAGTGCTAAAATAGATTTTCTTAAATTCATAAGTTCCTCCCTTTCCTTAAAAATACATAGCTCTTTGTTACATTGTCATTTTAACATAATAATTGGTAAAATGCAATAATTTATTTTCTATTTACGAGAAAATACTGTGCATATTATCTTATTTAGGAATAGTTAAGGCGGCTACCTAAATCTTTTTATTACTTTACCGCACATGAGCATTTGCACCTGGGTTATCATTTCCGTAACCTTCGAGAAGGTTTACAACACCCCATGCGCCCAGACCTGCGCCCAGGGCGATCACAAGGATCTTCAAAGTATCAATCGCGCTTGCAAAAAATGCCATAATGTTCCTCCTTTAATTTCAGAAATTTTAATTTGTGATATGGCCGTATCAGGCCGGAAACAAAAAAAGTCGCCGCACTGTTTTTAGAAAAAAATCTGTTTCAAACAGCACGGCGGCATGGGGCAGGAAGAATCCTGCGGTTATTTACTTTTCAGGGAGAATCACGAATCCTCAAAAAATCCTCCTTTCATCGTGACAAAAACAAAGCCTGCCGGGGCATCATGCTTTGACAGGCAGGAACAACTCTATAAAGTCTGGGAAGCCAGATCTTCGGCTGTGACTTCATAATTGCGGTATCGTTCACCGGGACGCATCGGCATCCGGGTAGAAAGAAACTTTTCGATATTAAAAGCGTTCTTCTCATTAAAATCGGAAAGCAGTTTGTAATTTGGGTGTTTGGTTATATCGTATTTCCGGGAGAGGAACGGCCGCACACCCCTGATCTGCAGCAGACATTTGCCCCCGTCCATAACTGCCAGTTCATCCACCGACATCAGATCCTTTCCCAGCTTTTGAAAATTTTGTCCGTGGGATTCCTGATTGCCCTTTGTGACACTGGTGTTATACAGGTCGATGGTCTCTTTCCCCAATAGGGAGTTCCAGCTTTTTAAGGTGGTTTCTTCTTTGCCTCCTAAGAAAAGAGAGGCGTCACAGTTACCGATGACGGTGTCCATGTTGTCTTTATACAGGGCTTTGAGCTGGCTTTGCGCCTGCAGCACCAGGCAGGCAGAGATCTCACGGCTTCGGATGGTCGCCATAAGACGCTCCAGGTTCGGGATCTGCCCGATATTTGCCGCCTCGTCGATCAGGCAGCGTACATGGATGGGAAGCCTTCCGCCATATATATCATCTGCCCGTTCGCACAAGCGGTTAAACAAAATGGAATAGATCAGACTGATCAAAAATGCAAAGGTCCCGTCCGTATCACTCATAATAAGGAAAAGAGCAGTCCGTTCATCCCCCAGCATATCCAGATCCAGTTCGTCATACATGGTAATTTCCCTGACTTCTTTAATGTCAAAAGGAGCCAGTCTGGAAGCACAGGAAATAAGGATCGACTTTGCTGTTTTTCCAGAAACGAGTTGTCAAGGACTTTTTAATCAAATTCACAAAAAATCCACAAAAAAGGTGCCAGAAGCATTGTATGGCTCCTGACACCTCGTTTGATAGATTACATTTTTCCGTTCAGCAGGTCTTTGCAGAGATACGCATAGTCTGGCAGCTGGTTGATATATGGCTCCCAGCGCCGCTTGATTTCGGCCAATTCCAGCGGATCGGCTGCTTCCAGCGCGTGATCGTTGCCCGTCATATATAAAACATCCGTAGCTACATCGTCCAAACACCTGTAACAGAGATCGGCGGCAGATTCGATTCTGATACCGGTATCCACATAGACTGGATTTACGCCAATCGTCAGCCAGACATAGCCTACCTTGTCCGACCAGAGCAGTTCAAAATCAGGGCTTTGCCGCAGATGTTCCGCAAAGACCTCCTTTACCCGTTCAATTTCATGTTTTTCTTTTTCTGTGTAAAGCATTTTCGTATCCTCCTTGACAAAAATTTTGGTGCGTACCATCATCAGTTTAGCACAAGGCGGCTTCGTTTATCAGTCTTTCACATCTGCTGAATTTCATTTTTGAGCATACGCTTGATTTTATCGCTCATGGTTTCTGTGCTGGTATTGCTGAAATGGACATGAACCTTGTAGGTTGTCTTGCCGATTTTCTTTACCATCGCTGGCGTGTTTTTCGGCGCTCTGGATGCAGTAGCGGCGTCTGCCACCTGCATAGTACGAGGTTCTCTGTTCATGGCGCTCCTTTCTCCGAACGGGTCTGTGCCGCCCGGTAAAAAATCAGTCTTGCTTACTGTTTACAATGTCTTTTGCTGTCTGTCGGGTAGCACCGGCATTTTCTTCCCGGAAATTCTTCCCGTCAAAAAGAATCGGCGCACACCGTTCCAAAATACGGTCATAGATACGGGCGTGAGCCAGATCAGGCGGGTTTTTCAACTCGGACAGTTTCAAGTTTGTTGTGATAATCATGGGTCTGCGGCTGCGATAGCGGCTGTCGATGACGAAAAACATCTGCTCCATAGCATATTCTGTACTGCGCTCTACACCCAGATCGTCAATGATAAGCAGGTCATATTCGTCAAAGCTGGCAATAAACTCTGACCTGTCCTCAGAGAACATCCCGGTCAGGCGGTTCAGAATGGTGGGGAAGTTCGTCATCAGCACCGGCACATCCTGGTCAAGTAGAGCGTTGGCAATACATCCGGCGAAAAAAGACTTGCCGGTTCCCACATCTCCAAACAGCAAAAGCCCGATATTGCTCTTATATGCCTCTTTCCAGTTCTCCACATAGGCGTGAGCCTTGTCCATCAATGGGTTTTGCCCGTTATCATTGGAAAATGTGTAGTCGTACAGATAACGGTCTTGCAAGCCCTGTGCCTTTCGGCGTTTGATACGCTCCATGCGGCGCTGCCGTTCTTCAGCAGCCTTGCGCTGCTCCTCAGCCTCCCGCTGGCACTGGCAGATGCAGCGCGGCATAAAGTAGCCGGATTTCCCAAAGCATGGCACAACGGTCTGCCTCTGTCCGCCGCATTTCTTACAGTGGATGAGACCGTCTGACGGATCTATATACTCGTCCCCGGCCAATTCCACACCGACAGCTGCCTTGTCGATGAACGCCCGGATTTCTGCGGTAATCTCAATCATACAGTTTCATCCTCCTTTACGCTGTAATCCCGGTTGCGTGAGGGTGTGACAGCTTTTTTAGCGTCCTCACCGGCCCAGCGCCGGATGGTCGCTGCATGGCTCTGATACCGCTTGCCGGTAGAGGCCATGTACTCGGACAGCTTTTCGATGTACTGGCCCCATACGGTGGGAAAGCTGGCCTGTAAGTCTGCCAGTTCCCCGTCCGTCAGGAAAACATTCTGGTAACGGCCATAGGCGCGGGCGGAGCGTCCCTTCTCTATCTCTCTCTTTATCTCTATCTCTTTCTCTAACTCTATCTCTGGTGGACGAATGTCGGACAAATGTCCGCCGTTTGTCCGGGGCGCGGAAAGAGCCTTGTTTTGGAGCCTCGCCGCCCGCTTTCGCTCGGCCTCGGTGGAGGACTGGCCGATCAGCAGTTCAATATTGCTCATGTAGAAGGTGCCGCTGTCCAGCACTTCCACAAGGCCCAGCTTCAGGAAGATTTGCAAGGCCCTCTCCACAGTGCCGATATGCTGGCGGGTGATGGTGGCGATCATCTGCGCCGTGTAAGGAATGTCCTCGTCAAGTTGAAGCCGTCCACCATGTTTCAGCGATTTCAGATACAGCTTGAGCAGAATGTTGGAATACAGCACACCATCCTGCATACTTTCCAGCAGCACGATGGAATCATCGTCAAAATAGTTTTCTTTGAGTTTCAGGTAATAATATTTTCGGTTGTCTGACATAGGGTTCCTCCTTGGGGTTTCTCTTGGGATTCTGTACGCATTTTAAGGCCGTTTTAGGGGTCGGAGGATAAATCTATCAGCCTGCCTTTGACACCCTCGAAAAAATCCTTGATTTACAAGGGTTTTTCAGCCCCTAAAGCGTGACATTTCTCCCGTTGTTTCCGCTTGCGCTTTGCGGCGTTGATCCGCTTCATGCGAGTGGAACATTCCGGGCAGTATTTGGCCCTGTTAGAACGGGGGGTAAACAGCGCCCCGCATACGGCGCATTTCTTCGCATTCAGCCGGTGGAACAGCGCCGTTTCCAGTTCCTTATCCTGCGGCAATACCGCCGTCCGAAACCACCTGCACAACAGGGAGTAGGAAATAGACTGGACACAGACACATTCCTCCCCATCGTCCAGGGCGATACAATTTCCGTCGATGTAGTTGCAGCACTCATGCACCAGCCTCCGCGCTCTGCGGTACTGGCGGTAATCCATGACGGGGATAGGTTCAGTCTTGTCGTTCTTCATAAATGATTTCTCTCACAAAGCAGGTAACCTCCTTGAATGAATTTATTGTTAAATATTCGTGCAAAGTATTGTTTTCTTCGTGCAAATGGCATATACTATAATTGCCAGCAGAAAGGGGTTGATCGTATGGCTGGAAATACCACAAACATCAGTATCCGCATGGACGCAGATTTGAAAGCACAGGCGGACGCACTGTTTACTGAACTTGGCATGAACCTGACTACGGCGTTTAACATCTTTGTGCGCCAGTCGCTTCGTGAAGGCGGCATTCCCTTTGAAGTAAGGCTGGAACAGCCGAACAAAGAAACGGTTGCTGCCATGCTGGAAGCGGAAAGGATTGCAAAAGACCCGTCTGTAAAGGGCTACAATGACCTTGACGAGTTGTTTGCTGACCTGAAAAGATGAAAGAAACCAAATATACCGTCAAGTACACGACCAGTTTCAAAAAGGACTACAAACGAGCTATAAAGCGTGGCTTGAAAATTGAGCTGTTGGAGCAGGTCGTAGCATTGCTGGCAATGGGCGAACCGCTGCCAGATAAGAACCGTGACCATGACCTGTCCGGCGATTGGGCAGGCCATCGGGAATGTCATATTCTCCCGGACTGGCTGCTTGTCTACCGCATAGAAGATGATGTTCTGGTGCTGACGCTGGCCCGCACCGGCACACACAGCGACTTGTTCGGCAAATAAACCGACTGCCGCCGTATGGGGAAACCTGTACGGCGGTTTTTCTGTGTGCAAAAGGGTGTCGTGAAACGCGACGCGCCTAAAAGGAGTACGCCAAAACACGGTAGCCCTTACCGCTCCGGTTCCCGGTCGTGAGGTTTGTCCCGTTCCTGTCGGGACAACTGCTCGGCGGTTTTGCGGAGCCGTTCCACTGCTTTCAAATCCTCCCGCATTGATTTCATGGCAAGCGTATCCGTCTGCTTTCCGGCGGTCAGCTGGTCGATTTCCCGCTGCCATGCCTTCGGGGTGATTGCCTCGCCGTTGTCTTTCAGTTCTTTCAGATACCGGGCCGCTGCGTCATAGAGGATCAGTTCCCGGCTGTGGCGCTGTTCAAACTGTTCCCGTTTTTCCGGCTTTACTTTGGCAAGCTGCTTGTGGATGGACTTGTACTGGTTGTACTGTTCCCACATCTCCCCGCGCTCGGTAAGGGTAGTGATCCGGCGCTCGGCCTTGACGATCTTTCCGCGCAGGTCATAGTAACGGCTGTTCATATCAGCGATTTTTTCATGAAGCTGCTGCATAGACTGGATGCCGTTTGCCTGCAAAAAGCTGAATAGTGCAGCGCTTTCTTGCAAAGCCCGGATTTTGCCGGTGCGGGTGTCAGGCCGCTTGAGCTGCTGCTGGGCCTCCCACAAGGCGGTCAAGCTGCTTTGCTGTGTTTGTGGTTTTTCCGTTTCGGCTTTCGACCAGCGATAAAGACGGGTAATGCGGGCTTTGATTTCTTTCAGCAGCTTGTTGTCGGCGGCGATCTGCCGGTTTACTTCTCCCTTGTCGGTGCGGATACCGCGCTTTTCCATTTGGCTGGCGGCTGGCCCCAGATGGACAGAGGGGATTTTATCAATGCCCTGTCGCTTGTAGCTGCGGTGGTCTACCAGGGCGGGATGACCGGCGGCCTCCAATGCCCTGTTGGTGCAGGCCGCCCATGCCGCCCGCCAAATCTCCACATTCCCTTTGTCGTTCCAGTCGGTGGTGTCCTCCCGGTGGTTCTTCCAGCCGCCTTTCCCGTCCGGGATACGCTGTCCATTCTCGTCCAGGTCGTATGCCTTGCGGCACTTTGCGCCCCATGCGCCATTTTCTTTCAGGGGCCGGACGGTCAGCATGATATGAACATGGGGGTTGCCGGTTCCCTTGTCATGGATAGCAAAGTCGGCGCACATTCCTTTGCCTACAAAGTTGTCCTTCACATAGGCACGCACAAGGGCAAGCTGCTGTTCGCCGGACAGTTCACGGGGCAGGGCTGCTTCAATCTCGCGGGCAAGCTGGCTGTCCCTTGCTTTCTCGATTTGCTCCACGCTGTTCCAGAGGATAGATCGGTCTGCAAATTCCGGCGGCGCGTGGGCAGGCAGCATGATCTCCGCATGGACAATGCCGCCTTTCCGGGTGTAGTCGTGGGTCATTCCATCCCATTCATTTGTCAGCTTGGTTCCGCTGCGGTAAGCAGCTGCGGCAACAGCAGAACGGCCTGCGCTGCGCTTGATAATACTGACGGGGATATGACAAAAATCTATGGGTGGCACCTTCTTTCGGCGGGGATATTTCAGGCTCCGTGGAGCCGAACAAACGCGAAGCGTGTGTTTGGCTGCGCG from the Blautia wexlerae DSM 19850 genome contains:
- a CDS encoding cysteine-rich VLP domain-containing protein produces the protein MKNDKTEPIPVMDYRQYRRARRLVHECCNYIDGNCIALDDGEECVCVQSISYSLLCRWFRTAVLPQDKELETALFHRLNAKKCAVCGALFTPRSNRAKYCPECSTRMKRINAAKRKRKQREKCHALGAEKPL
- a CDS encoding phage replisome organizer N-terminal domain-containing protein, with the protein product MSDNRKYYYLKLKENYFDDDSIVLLESMQDGVLYSNILLKLYLKSLKHGGRLQLDEDIPYTAQMIATITRQHIGTVERALQIFLKLGLVEVLDSGTFYMSNIELLIGQSSTEAERKRAARLQNKALSAPRTNGGHLSDIRPPEIELEKEIEIKREIEKGRSARAYGRYQNVFLTDGELADLQASFPTVWGQYIEKLSEYMASTGKRYQSHAATIRRWAGEDAKKAVTPSRNRDYSVKEDETV
- a CDS encoding type II toxin-antitoxin system RelB/DinJ family antitoxin, with amino-acid sequence MAGNTTNISIRMDADLKAQADALFTELGMNLTTAFNIFVRQSLREGGIPFEVRLEQPNKETVAAMLEAERIAKDPSVKGYNDLDELFADLKR
- the mobQ gene encoding MobQ family relaxase, with amino-acid sequence MPPIDFCHIPVSIIKRSAGRSAVAAAAYRSGTKLTNEWDGMTHDYTRKGGIVHAEIMLPAHAPPEFADRSILWNSVEQIEKARDSQLAREIEAALPRELSGEQQLALVRAYVKDNFVGKGMCADFAIHDKGTGNPHVHIMLTVRPLKENGAWGAKCRKAYDLDENGQRIPDGKGGWKNHREDTTDWNDKGNVEIWRAAWAACTNRALEAAGHPALVDHRSYKRQGIDKIPSVHLGPAASQMEKRGIRTDKGEVNRQIAADNKLLKEIKARITRLYRWSKAETEKPQTQQSSLTALWEAQQQLKRPDTRTGKIRALQESAALFSFLQANGIQSMQQLHEKIADMNSRYYDLRGKIVKAERRITTLTERGEMWEQYNQYKSIHKQLAKVKPEKREQFEQRHSRELILYDAAARYLKELKDNGEAITPKAWQREIDQLTAGKQTDTLAMKSMREDLKAVERLRKTAEQLSRQERDKPHDREPER
- a CDS encoding type II toxin-antitoxin system YafQ family toxin, with product MKETKYTVKYTTSFKKDYKRAIKRGLKIELLEQVVALLAMGEPLPDKNRDHDLSGDWAGHRECHILPDWLLVYRIEDDVLVLTLARTGTHSDLFGK
- a CDS encoding ATP-binding protein; this translates as MIEITAEIRAFIDKAAVGVELAGDEYIDPSDGLIHCKKCGGQRQTVVPCFGKSGYFMPRCICQCQREAEEQRKAAEERQRRMERIKRRKAQGLQDRYLYDYTFSNDNGQNPLMDKAHAYVENWKEAYKSNIGLLLFGDVGTGKSFFAGCIANALLDQDVPVLMTNFPTILNRLTGMFSEDRSEFIASFDEYDLLIIDDLGVERSTEYAMEQMFFVIDSRYRSRRPMIITTNLKLSELKNPPDLAHARIYDRILERCAPILFDGKNFREENAGATRQTAKDIVNSKQD